A stretch of Amycolatopsis balhimycina FH 1894 DNA encodes these proteins:
- a CDS encoding tannase/feruloyl esterase family alpha/beta hydrolase, whose product MVLAGALASALPASASASPGQCEVDVPGAQRQVAVCLDDLTTTGTLASGHTVQADWAGLTSAELPTFRGVPGVQVDGYFPDTSTSNANHGWNHDAQFVLRLPDRWNGGLVVSGSPGVRRQYANDRAIGDQALAEGYAFAATDKGNTGAAFFADGVRPGDALAEWNSRVTQLTLGARSAVARHYGRPPARTLAAGLSNGGYLVRWQLENRPWLYDGGVDWEGTLWRADGPNLLTFLPPALRAYPAYAAGSAPAHQSILDAGFAPGSEFLWDYHYRVYWDLTQRIYREEVDPSFDGSLEAGIPFCASGTPSCDADYAYSSRPPSVARAVERISLTGRIGKPLLTLHGTLDTLLPITRDSDVYDRMITSAGRGALHRYYRIEGGNHVDGLVDTYPDQLRPLGPCFRTAFDALAGWLRGARPPASATIARPAGSTPAELATSCSLG is encoded by the coding sequence TTGGTTCTGGCGGGAGCACTCGCGTCGGCGTTGCCCGCCTCGGCGTCGGCGTCGCCCGGGCAGTGCGAGGTGGACGTGCCCGGCGCGCAACGGCAGGTCGCCGTCTGCCTGGACGACCTGACGACGACCGGCACCCTCGCGTCGGGCCACACCGTTCAGGCCGACTGGGCCGGCCTGACGTCGGCGGAGCTGCCCACGTTCCGCGGTGTCCCCGGCGTGCAGGTCGACGGGTACTTCCCCGACACGTCGACGTCGAACGCCAACCACGGCTGGAACCACGACGCGCAGTTCGTGCTGCGCCTGCCGGACCGGTGGAACGGCGGCCTGGTCGTCTCCGGCTCGCCCGGGGTGCGGCGGCAGTACGCGAACGACCGCGCGATCGGCGACCAGGCGCTGGCCGAAGGCTACGCGTTCGCCGCGACGGACAAGGGAAACACCGGCGCGGCGTTCTTCGCCGACGGCGTCCGGCCCGGCGATGCCCTGGCAGAGTGGAACTCGCGCGTCACCCAGCTGACGCTGGGCGCCCGGTCGGCGGTGGCGCGGCACTACGGGCGTCCGCCCGCGCGGACCCTGGCGGCCGGGCTGTCCAACGGCGGGTACCTCGTGCGGTGGCAGCTGGAAAACCGGCCGTGGCTCTACGACGGCGGTGTCGACTGGGAGGGAACGCTGTGGCGTGCCGATGGGCCGAACCTGCTCACGTTCCTGCCGCCGGCCCTGCGCGCTTACCCGGCCTACGCGGCGGGTTCGGCACCGGCCCATCAGTCCATTTTGGACGCCGGGTTCGCGCCGGGGTCGGAGTTCCTCTGGGACTACCACTACCGCGTCTACTGGGACCTGACCCAGCGGATCTACCGCGAGGAAGTCGACCCGTCGTTCGACGGCTCGCTCGAGGCCGGGATCCCTTTCTGTGCTTCGGGAACGCCGTCTTGTGACGCCGACTACGCGTATTCCTCCCGGCCGCCTTCCGTGGCGCGGGCGGTCGAGCGGATCTCCTTGACCGGGCGGATCGGCAAGCCGCTGCTGACGCTGCACGGCACGCTCGACACGCTGCTGCCGATCACGCGCGACTCCGACGTCTACGACCGGATGATCACTTCGGCCGGCCGCGGGGCGCTGCACCGGTATTACCGGATCGAAGGCGGCAACCACGTCGACGGCCTGGTCGACACCTACCCGGACCAGCTCCGTCCGCTGGGCCCGTGCTTCCGGACGGCGTTCGACGCGCTGGCGGGCTGGCTGCGCGGAGCACGTCCGCCGGCCTCTGCGACGATCGCCCGCCCCGCCGGATCGACCCCGGCGGAGCTGGCGACGTCGTGCTCCCTGGGCTGA
- a CDS encoding DUF6640 family protein gives MTNLSFKKFPFGKVLISLSAAGTMVGAYAADWNETHIHNPTWPPHAKFHNAQTMSMGVALGLATLYHLWKPGSSHASLGSAATIAGMYGLTQLSAVLYPGTASVDPPREDNWPQLKYTLPSLGLVLLGYLTERRRITRNA, from the coding sequence ATGACGAATCTCAGTTTCAAGAAGTTCCCGTTCGGCAAGGTTCTCATCTCGTTGTCCGCCGCCGGGACCATGGTCGGCGCTTACGCCGCCGACTGGAACGAAACGCATATTCACAATCCGACGTGGCCGCCCCACGCGAAGTTTCACAACGCCCAAACCATGAGCATGGGCGTCGCGCTGGGCCTGGCGACCCTGTACCACTTGTGGAAACCGGGCTCGTCGCATGCGTCGCTGGGGAGTGCGGCGACCATCGCCGGCATGTACGGGCTCACCCAGCTCTCCGCCGTGCTCTATCCGGGAACCGCCAGCGTCGACCCGCCCCGCGAAGACAACTGGCCGCAGCTCAAGTACACCCTGCCCAGCCTCGGGCTGGTCCTGCTCGGCTATTTGACCGAGCGCCGCCGGATCACCCGAAACGCCTGA
- a CDS encoding MFS transporter produces MSRTKLSAVGANVFALGAVSLVTDVSSEMVTAVLPVYLVLGLHLSPAAYGLVDGLYTGATALLRIVGGYVADRVRRRKVVAAAGYALSAVAKLGLLAAGASAAAIGAVITLDRTGKGLRTAPRDALITLSAPEPLLGRAFGIHRAMDSMGAFAGPLVALAVLAAVGATDPEAFNAVFVVSFCIAAIGVLLLVLFVRDRRTPKATANPVSPRAAAALLRGSGVRRLLAAACVLGLATVGDGFVYLLLQHKEDIATGWFPLLAVGTNLSYLLLAAPLGALADRVGRLPVVLGGYGALALVYLLLAGPVSGWPLFAAALALYGAFYAATDGVLMALAGPLLPESLRTTGISLVQTAQALAYFASSVLFGLAWQFWGPDRAIVVAAGGAVVAIAVTFVVLSPRKVTA; encoded by the coding sequence ATGTCCCGGACCAAGCTCTCGGCGGTCGGCGCGAACGTCTTCGCCCTCGGCGCCGTCAGCCTGGTCACGGACGTCTCCTCCGAGATGGTCACCGCCGTCCTGCCCGTCTACCTGGTGCTCGGCCTGCACCTGAGCCCGGCCGCGTACGGCTTGGTCGACGGCCTCTACACCGGGGCGACGGCGCTGCTGCGCATCGTCGGCGGGTACGTCGCCGACCGCGTCCGGCGCCGCAAGGTCGTCGCCGCAGCCGGTTACGCGCTGTCCGCGGTGGCGAAGCTCGGCCTGCTCGCGGCCGGGGCGTCGGCGGCCGCGATCGGCGCCGTGATCACGCTGGACCGCACCGGCAAGGGCCTGCGGACCGCGCCACGCGACGCGCTCATCACGCTGTCGGCGCCCGAACCGCTGCTCGGGCGGGCGTTCGGCATCCACCGCGCGATGGACAGCATGGGTGCCTTCGCCGGGCCGCTGGTCGCACTCGCCGTGCTGGCCGCGGTCGGCGCCACCGACCCCGAGGCGTTCAACGCCGTGTTCGTCGTCAGCTTCTGCATCGCCGCCATCGGCGTGCTGCTGCTGGTGCTGTTCGTCCGCGACCGCCGGACGCCGAAAGCCACCGCGAACCCGGTTTCGCCGCGCGCGGCGGCGGCCCTGCTGCGCGGCAGCGGCGTGCGGCGGCTGCTGGCCGCGGCGTGCGTGCTCGGGCTGGCCACGGTCGGCGACGGGTTCGTCTACCTGCTGCTGCAGCACAAGGAGGACATCGCCACCGGCTGGTTCCCGCTGCTCGCGGTCGGCACCAACCTCAGCTACCTGCTGCTCGCCGCGCCGCTGGGCGCGCTGGCCGACCGGGTCGGGCGGCTGCCGGTCGTGCTCGGCGGCTACGGCGCGCTCGCGCTCGTCTACCTGCTGCTGGCCGGGCCGGTGTCCGGCTGGCCGCTGTTCGCGGCGGCACTGGCGTTGTACGGCGCGTTCTACGCGGCGACCGACGGCGTCCTCATGGCACTGGCCGGTCCGCTGCTGCCGGAGTCGTTGCGCACCACGGGGATCTCGCTCGTGCAGACCGCGCAGGCGCTCGCGTACTTCGCCTCGTCCGTCCTTTTCGGACTGGCGTGGCAGTTCTGGGGTCCGGACCGGGCGATCGTGGTCGCCGCGGGCGGGGCCGTGGTCGCGATCGCCGTGACGTTCGTCGTCCTCTCCCCGCGGAAGGTGACGGCGTGA
- a CDS encoding TetR family transcriptional regulator: protein MGRWEPGAGDRLREAALALYLERGFEQTMVADIADRAGVTARTFFRYFADKREVLFDQAAEIAEKSLAALEAAPASASTLEVVAAALDAVVDLIGSDRELARKRQAVIMANAELRERELIKLAQMSAELADGLRRRGAGDTEAGLAAETGAAVYRVAFQRWVDAADDLDLHEAVRQAFAQLRTLTASR from the coding sequence ATGGGACGATGGGAGCCTGGAGCCGGTGACCGGCTGCGTGAGGCCGCACTGGCCCTGTATCTCGAACGCGGCTTCGAGCAGACCATGGTGGCCGACATCGCCGACCGGGCCGGCGTCACCGCCCGCACCTTCTTCCGCTACTTCGCCGACAAACGTGAGGTCCTCTTCGACCAGGCGGCCGAGATCGCGGAGAAGTCGCTGGCCGCACTGGAAGCGGCGCCCGCCTCGGCGTCGACGCTGGAGGTCGTCGCGGCCGCGCTGGACGCCGTGGTCGACCTGATCGGATCCGACCGTGAGCTCGCGCGGAAGCGGCAAGCGGTGATCATGGCCAATGCCGAGCTCCGTGAACGCGAGTTGATCAAGCTCGCCCAGATGTCGGCCGAGTTGGCCGACGGGCTTCGACGGCGGGGCGCCGGCGACACCGAGGCCGGCCTGGCCGCCGAGACCGGTGCCGCGGTGTACCGGGTCGCCTTCCAGCGGTGGGTCGACGCCGCCGACGACCTCGACCTGCACGAAGCCGTTCGCCAGGCGTTCGCTCAGCTGCGAACCCTTACTGCCTCCCGTTGA
- a CDS encoding alkaline phosphatase family protein encodes MIRKRIFAAFTAALVTAGAVTAAVVTGTDESTAIQPTASTVPAFDHIVLVMFENKKYSSINGSSSAPYFNSLASQSAKFTNSFAITHPSQPNYVALFSGATQGVTDDSCPANLGAKANLGRQLIDAGKTFTGYSEAMPSDGYTGCSSGTYRRKHNSWVDFSNVPAASNLRYSSFPGDFTQLPTVSFVTPDMCNDMHDCSIGTGDTWLKNHLDAYAQWAKTHNSLLIVTFDEDSGTSVNQIFTTFTGAGVKVGSYSESINHYTVLRTIEASYGLPGIGGAASKSPILDAWQ; translated from the coding sequence ATGATCCGCAAGCGGATCTTCGCCGCCTTCACCGCCGCCCTGGTCACCGCCGGTGCGGTCACCGCCGCCGTCGTCACCGGAACGGACGAGTCCACCGCGATCCAGCCGACCGCTTCGACCGTGCCGGCGTTCGACCACATCGTCCTGGTGATGTTCGAGAACAAGAAGTACTCCTCGATCAACGGCAGTTCCAGCGCCCCCTACTTCAACTCCCTCGCCTCGCAGAGCGCGAAGTTCACGAACTCCTTCGCGATCACCCACCCGAGCCAGCCCAACTACGTCGCCCTCTTCTCCGGCGCGACGCAGGGCGTCACCGACGACAGCTGCCCGGCCAACCTCGGCGCGAAGGCCAACCTCGGCCGGCAGCTGATCGACGCCGGCAAGACCTTCACGGGCTACTCCGAGGCCATGCCGTCGGACGGCTACACCGGCTGCTCCAGCGGCACCTACCGGCGCAAGCACAACAGCTGGGTCGACTTCTCGAACGTCCCGGCGGCGAGCAACCTCCGCTACTCGAGCTTCCCCGGCGACTTCACCCAGCTGCCGACCGTTTCGTTCGTTACGCCCGATATGTGCAACGACATGCACGACTGCAGCATCGGCACCGGCGACACCTGGCTGAAGAACCACCTCGACGCCTACGCCCAGTGGGCCAAGACGCACAACAGCCTGCTGATCGTCACCTTCGACGAGGACAGCGGCACGTCGGTCAACCAGATCTTCACGACGTTCACCGGTGCGGGAGTCAAGGTCGGCAGCTACAGCGAGTCGATCAACCACTACACCGTGCTGCGCACGATCGAGGCGTCCTACGGCCTGCCGGGCATCGGCGGCGCCGCGAGCAAGTCGCCGATCCTCGACGCCTGGCAGTAA
- a CDS encoding extracellular catalytic domain type 1 short-chain-length polyhydroxyalkanoate depolymerase, which produces MRKLALAGLAAITAAVLTTVGVASADPPASSLVQVSSFGANPGALAMYTYTPSRLETGRPVVVALHGCTQGAADYYAHSGWPALADRWRFEVVFPQQPTANNSLKCFNWFSTADDTRGNGEAASVKSMVDKAIADHGSDSSRVFVTGLSAGGGMTADLLATYPDVFTAGSINAGLPAQCATSVTEATNCQQNDQHLTPAQWASRVKAQYPGYSGPWPRVAIWQGTGDYTVYPVNGTELRDQWTAVHGVSQSPTSTQSLPGSTTVTDYDGKVRLYSIAGMGHGTAVDPGTGPAQCGSTGAYFLAGICSSYYTGVFFGLDKGSPATTTAATTSAQAGTCVSASNYAHTQAGRAHQSSGQTYANGSNQAMGLWNTFTIHALRETSPGYWVLADGQC; this is translated from the coding sequence ATGCGCAAACTCGCCCTCGCCGGACTCGCCGCGATCACCGCCGCCGTGCTCACCACTGTCGGGGTGGCCTCCGCCGACCCGCCGGCGTCGTCCCTCGTCCAGGTTTCTTCGTTCGGCGCCAATCCCGGCGCGCTGGCCATGTACACCTACACGCCGTCCAGGCTCGAAACCGGCCGCCCGGTGGTCGTCGCGCTGCACGGCTGCACGCAGGGCGCCGCGGACTACTACGCCCATTCCGGCTGGCCGGCGCTGGCAGACCGCTGGCGCTTCGAAGTGGTGTTCCCGCAGCAGCCGACCGCGAACAACTCGCTGAAGTGCTTCAACTGGTTCTCCACCGCCGACGACACCCGCGGCAACGGCGAAGCCGCGTCCGTCAAGTCCATGGTGGACAAGGCGATCGCCGACCACGGCTCGGACTCCTCCCGGGTGTTCGTCACCGGTTTGTCGGCCGGCGGCGGGATGACCGCCGACCTGCTCGCCACGTACCCGGACGTCTTCACCGCCGGCAGCATCAACGCCGGGCTGCCCGCGCAGTGCGCCACGAGCGTCACCGAAGCGACGAACTGCCAGCAGAACGACCAGCACCTGACCCCGGCGCAGTGGGCGTCGCGGGTGAAGGCGCAGTACCCCGGCTACAGCGGGCCGTGGCCGCGCGTCGCGATCTGGCAGGGCACCGGCGACTACACGGTCTACCCGGTCAACGGCACGGAGCTGCGTGACCAGTGGACCGCGGTGCACGGCGTCTCGCAGTCGCCGACGAGCACGCAGTCCCTGCCCGGCAGCACGACGGTGACGGACTACGACGGCAAGGTCCGGTTGTATTCGATCGCCGGGATGGGCCACGGCACGGCGGTCGACCCGGGCACCGGCCCGGCGCAGTGCGGCAGCACCGGCGCGTACTTCCTCGCCGGGATCTGCTCCAGCTACTACACCGGCGTGTTCTTCGGGCTGGACAAGGGATCTCCGGCCACAACGACGGCCGCCACCACTTCGGCTCAGGCGGGAACCTGCGTGAGTGCGAGCAACTACGCCCACACCCAAGCGGGCCGCGCACACCAGAGCAGTGGTCAGACGTATGCGAATGGTTCGAACCAGGCCATGGGCCTGTGGAACACCTTCACGATCCACGCGTTGCGGGAGACGTCACCGGGTTACTGGGTGCTCGCCGACGGCCAGTGCTAG
- a CDS encoding TolB family protein — MRTRILIAVAGVLVLAGAAVAYVGFASARSHDVAATGVVSLSPGPRLLFRSTADADRGHVATVSAVDPAGPRTVSPLSCARVYAAGGTGLCLRQDGDLTTYQLAQLDDRLTAKREIPLVGLPNRARVSASGRMLAWTVFVTGDSYNGGMFSTRAGILDTATGDLAGTLEDFAVTLDGKPYRAADLNFWGVTFTRDDRHFYATMSTAGRRYLVAGDFAAHIVRTLRENVECPSLSPDGTRVAFKSAVDGDPARGWQLSVLDLAMSKVTPLAETRSVDDQPAWLDDHTIGYGVPRGPGHADVWSVPADGSGPARLLIPEAESPAALGS; from the coding sequence GTGAGGACGAGGATTCTCATCGCCGTCGCCGGGGTGCTCGTGCTCGCCGGGGCGGCGGTCGCGTACGTCGGGTTCGCGAGCGCCCGGAGCCACGACGTCGCCGCGACCGGCGTGGTCAGCCTCTCCCCCGGCCCGCGGCTGCTGTTCCGCAGCACCGCCGACGCCGACCGCGGGCACGTCGCCACCGTGTCCGCCGTGGACCCCGCGGGCCCGCGGACGGTCTCGCCGCTGTCGTGCGCGCGGGTGTACGCCGCCGGCGGCACCGGCCTCTGCCTGCGCCAAGACGGCGACCTGACCACCTACCAGCTGGCGCAGCTCGACGACCGGCTGACGGCGAAGCGGGAGATCCCGCTGGTCGGCCTGCCGAACCGGGCCCGGGTGTCGGCGAGCGGCCGGATGCTCGCGTGGACGGTGTTCGTCACCGGCGATTCGTACAACGGCGGGATGTTCTCCACCCGCGCCGGGATCCTCGACACGGCGACCGGTGACCTGGCCGGGACGCTGGAGGACTTCGCCGTCACGCTCGACGGGAAGCCGTATCGGGCGGCCGACCTCAACTTCTGGGGCGTCACGTTCACCCGCGACGACCGCCACTTCTACGCGACGATGTCGACGGCCGGGCGCCGCTACCTGGTCGCCGGCGACTTCGCCGCGCATATAGTCCGCACGCTGCGCGAGAACGTCGAATGCCCGTCCTTGTCCCCGGACGGGACACGGGTGGCGTTCAAGTCCGCTGTGGACGGTGACCCGGCCCGCGGCTGGCAGCTGTCGGTGCTCGACCTGGCGATGTCGAAGGTGACGCCGCTGGCCGAGACCCGCAGCGTCGACGACCAGCCAGCCTGGCTCGACGACCACACGATCGGCTACGGCGTGCCGCGCGGGCCGGGTCACGCGGACGTCTGGTCGGTCCCGGCCGACGGTTCGGGCCCGGCCCGGCTGCTCATCCCGGAGGCGGAGTCCCCCGCCGCCCTGGGTTCGTGA
- a CDS encoding NADP-dependent oxidoreductase, whose product MTTMKRIQYHRYGGPEVLRWEDFEPAQPGPGEVLVRVKAAAANPMDWKIRAGEMKIMTGRKFPRGLGHDFAGVVAAVGTGVTRLAAGDEVLGGAGISAAGAFAEMVVAEEKAVVKKPAELSWEEAAALPTVGLTAFQAMVGKSRLRAGQAVFIHGCLGGVGRSAAQIALAQGASVGGSCRGTAWHEARDLGISPITAFDFEASTLAGRFDVVFDTPGTLPIKAARTLLKPGGRIIDITPTPAKFLRSALPGPFRVMIGKAVTADLEAVAQAAGKRTLRLPVARTVPLGKAIAALTELERDGTPKGGKLVFTTE is encoded by the coding sequence ATGACGACGATGAAGCGCATCCAGTACCACCGGTACGGCGGCCCGGAGGTGCTGCGGTGGGAGGATTTCGAGCCGGCCCAGCCCGGCCCCGGCGAGGTTCTGGTCCGCGTCAAGGCGGCGGCCGCGAACCCGATGGACTGGAAGATCCGCGCCGGCGAGATGAAGATCATGACCGGCCGGAAGTTCCCGCGCGGCCTGGGACACGACTTCGCGGGCGTCGTGGCTGCGGTCGGCACCGGCGTCACCCGGCTCGCCGCCGGCGACGAAGTGCTCGGCGGGGCCGGCATCTCGGCTGCGGGAGCGTTCGCCGAAATGGTCGTCGCCGAAGAGAAGGCGGTCGTGAAGAAGCCCGCGGAGCTCTCCTGGGAGGAGGCCGCCGCGCTCCCCACCGTCGGGCTCACCGCCTTCCAAGCCATGGTCGGCAAGAGCAGGCTGCGGGCCGGCCAAGCCGTCTTCATCCACGGCTGCCTCGGCGGAGTCGGCCGATCCGCCGCACAGATCGCCCTGGCGCAGGGCGCCTCCGTGGGCGGCAGCTGCCGTGGCACCGCCTGGCACGAAGCGCGCGACCTCGGGATATCCCCGATCACCGCATTCGACTTCGAGGCGAGCACCCTCGCCGGGCGGTTCGACGTCGTCTTCGACACTCCCGGCACACTGCCGATCAAAGCCGCACGGACGTTGCTGAAGCCCGGTGGGCGCATCATCGACATCACCCCCACGCCGGCGAAGTTCCTGAGAAGTGCCCTGCCGGGCCCGTTCCGGGTGATGATCGGGAAAGCCGTCACGGCGGACCTCGAAGCGGTCGCCCAAGCTGCCGGGAAGCGGACACTGCGCCTGCCGGTGGCCCGCACTGTGCCGCTCGGCAAGGCGATCGCGGCGCTCACCGAACTCGAACGCGACGGCACACCCAAGGGCGGGAAGCTCGTCTTCACGACCGAGTGA
- a CDS encoding muconolactone Delta-isomerase family protein produces the protein MPTTPNPAAAQTFMVFATLRDDTDFTEFAALREDEHKQLEVLRSDGRIGAHYVSPARRATFIEVIAADEEQVAETLATLPFGRFFDADVYPTTPPDAAEAAHRAQS, from the coding sequence ATGCCGACAACCCCGAATCCCGCCGCAGCACAGACGTTCATGGTGTTCGCGACCCTCCGCGACGACACGGACTTCACGGAATTCGCCGCGCTGCGAGAGGACGAACACAAGCAGCTGGAAGTGCTGCGCTCGGACGGGCGCATCGGCGCCCACTACGTTTCCCCCGCCCGGCGGGCGACGTTCATCGAGGTCATCGCCGCCGACGAGGAGCAAGTGGCGGAGACGCTGGCAACCCTGCCTTTCGGCCGGTTCTTCGACGCCGACGTCTACCCGACCACGCCCCCGGACGCAGCGGAGGCCGCCCACCGGGCGCAGTCGTGA
- a CDS encoding glycosyltransferase, whose protein sequence is MRVLLSTIGSRGEVQPVVALASELRALGQDVRVCVPPDFREWLDDLGFDVVPIGPELRRFGSASRVRPSAEELRKSAEDTVSTQFETVTVAAEGCDVVVAAGALQFAARSVAERAGAGYVYASFCPITLPSDRHAPPPMPWRSPGTTDNRALWQEDAHRWNQLFGGRVNACRAANGLAPVDDLQSHVFGGRPWLAADAALAPWPDQDDPDVIRTGAWIWPDERPLPPDLVEFLDTGEPPLYFGFGSMHAPAEVAEVMLASARAHGRRAIIARGWADLAAADGHPDCFGIGEINQQQLFKHVAAVVHHGGAGTTTTAAGAGAPQVVVPQMYDQHYFASRVRDLGIGAATEPGVPTAEALTAALEVALRPEVAARARAFAAKVRPDGASVAARHLLATAPLTSA, encoded by the coding sequence ATGCGTGTGCTGCTGTCCACGATCGGCTCGAGGGGCGAGGTGCAGCCGGTGGTGGCGCTGGCGTCGGAGCTGCGGGCGCTGGGTCAGGACGTCCGCGTGTGCGTGCCGCCGGACTTCCGCGAATGGCTCGACGACCTCGGGTTCGACGTCGTACCCATCGGTCCCGAGCTGCGCCGGTTCGGCTCGGCGAGCCGGGTCCGCCCCAGCGCCGAAGAACTGCGAAAGTCGGCCGAAGACACCGTGTCGACCCAGTTCGAGACGGTCACGGTAGCGGCCGAGGGCTGCGATGTCGTCGTGGCGGCCGGGGCGCTGCAGTTCGCCGCCCGTTCGGTCGCCGAACGGGCGGGCGCCGGTTATGTCTACGCGAGCTTCTGCCCCATCACGCTCCCGTCGGACCGCCACGCGCCGCCGCCGATGCCGTGGCGGTCACCGGGGACGACCGACAACCGGGCCCTGTGGCAGGAGGACGCGCACCGCTGGAACCAGCTGTTCGGCGGCCGGGTCAACGCGTGCCGCGCGGCGAACGGGCTGGCACCGGTGGACGATCTCCAGAGCCACGTCTTCGGCGGCCGGCCCTGGCTCGCCGCCGACGCGGCGCTGGCCCCGTGGCCCGATCAGGATGACCCGGACGTGATCCGGACGGGTGCCTGGATCTGGCCGGACGAGCGGCCGCTGCCACCCGATCTGGTGGAGTTCCTCGACACGGGCGAGCCGCCGCTGTACTTCGGGTTCGGCAGCATGCACGCCCCGGCAGAGGTCGCCGAAGTGATGCTCGCGTCGGCGCGGGCCCACGGACGGCGGGCGATCATCGCGCGCGGGTGGGCGGACCTCGCGGCGGCGGACGGGCACCCGGACTGCTTCGGCATCGGCGAAATCAACCAGCAGCAGCTGTTCAAGCACGTCGCGGCGGTCGTCCACCACGGCGGCGCGGGCACGACGACGACCGCGGCCGGCGCCGGCGCACCGCAGGTGGTGGTACCGCAGATGTACGACCAGCACTACTTCGCGAGCCGGGTCCGCGACCTGGGCATCGGCGCGGCGACCGAGCCGGGCGTGCCGACGGCCGAAGCGCTGACGGCGGCGCTGGAGGTCGCACTGCGGCCGGAGGTGGCGGCCCGCGCGCGGGCGTTCGCGGCCAAGGTCCGGCCGGACGGGGCGAGCGTCGCCGCCCGTCACCTGCTGGCCACGGCGCCGCTGACGTCCGCCTGA
- a CDS encoding glycoside hydrolase family 6 protein has protein sequence MRISTWLVAAALALTGFASASPAVAADGNPLEKTNGFYADPDSNPATWVRDHPDDSRASPIRTSIATKPGARWFGNWSGDIRAAVDKYTYAADVADKLPLLVAYNVPGRDCGGESTGGAGSPQAYRDWISAFADGIGGKPAIVIIEPDALAQLDCLPGDARQTRVDLLKYAATQFAQKAPNTWAYLDGGNATWIPAATMASRLQSVGVQSIHGFVLNVSNFYTTAESTTYGKAVDAALGYAAPFVVDTSRNGNGHGTPDDQLWCNPPKRKLGASSQLGGGPEMQLWIKVPGDSDGSCGYGSGNPGVPAGTFSPDLAGHLIRGD, from the coding sequence ATGCGCATTTCGACCTGGCTCGTGGCCGCCGCGCTGGCGCTCACCGGCTTCGCCTCCGCGTCCCCGGCCGTCGCCGCCGACGGCAACCCGCTCGAGAAGACCAACGGCTTCTACGCCGACCCGGACTCGAACCCGGCGACTTGGGTCCGCGACCACCCGGACGACAGTCGCGCGAGCCCGATCCGGACGTCGATCGCCACCAAGCCGGGTGCCCGCTGGTTCGGCAACTGGAGCGGCGACATCCGCGCGGCGGTCGACAAGTACACCTACGCCGCCGATGTCGCCGACAAGCTGCCGCTCCTGGTCGCCTACAACGTCCCCGGCCGCGACTGCGGCGGCGAGTCGACCGGCGGCGCGGGCAGCCCGCAGGCCTACCGCGACTGGATCTCCGCGTTCGCCGACGGCATCGGCGGCAAGCCGGCGATCGTGATCATCGAGCCGGACGCGCTCGCCCAGCTCGACTGCCTGCCGGGCGACGCCCGGCAGACCCGGGTCGACCTGCTGAAGTACGCCGCGACGCAGTTCGCGCAGAAGGCCCCGAACACGTGGGCCTATCTGGACGGCGGCAACGCCACCTGGATCCCGGCCGCGACGATGGCTTCACGGCTGCAGTCGGTGGGCGTCCAGTCCATCCACGGGTTCGTGCTGAACGTGTCCAACTTCTACACCACGGCGGAGTCGACGACCTACGGCAAGGCGGTCGACGCGGCCCTGGGCTACGCGGCCCCGTTCGTGGTCGACACCAGCCGCAACGGCAACGGCCACGGCACCCCCGACGACCAGCTGTGGTGCAACCCGCCGAAGCGCAAGCTCGGCGCGTCGTCCCAGCTCGGCGGCGGCCCGGAGATGCAGCTGTGGATCAAGGTCCCCGGCGACTCCGACGGCAGCTGCGGCTACGGCTCGGGCAACCCGGGCGTCCCGGCGGGCACGTTCAGCCCGGACCTGGCCGGCCACCTCATCAGGGGCGACTGA